One stretch of Aquimarina sp. Aq107 DNA includes these proteins:
- the sucC gene encoding ADP-forming succinate--CoA ligase subunit beta, translated as MNLHEYQGKEILSSFGVRIQRGIVAQNAKEAVAAAKQLTAETGTGWHVIKAQVHAGGRGKGGGVKLAKNLQEVEDIAGQIIGMNLITPQTSAEGKKVHQVLVAEDVYYPGDSEPDEFYISVLLNRTTGRNMVMYSTEGGMDIETVAEETPHLIFTEEIDPAVGLLPFQARRVAFNLGLSGAAFKEMTKFVMALYTAYVKSDSSMFEINPVLKTSDDKIMAVDAKVTIDDNALYRHKNYVDMRDIREENPIEVEANEVGLNYVDLDGNVGCMVNGAGLAMATMDLIKQAGGEPANFLDVGGTADAKRVEEAFRIILKDENVKAILINIFGGIVRCDRVAQGVVDAYKNMGDAINVPIIVRLQGTNADIAKELIDNSGLDVQSAVQFQEAADKVQAVLA; from the coding sequence ATGAACTTACACGAATATCAGGGTAAAGAGATATTAAGTAGCTTTGGTGTGCGCATCCAGCGAGGTATTGTTGCACAGAATGCTAAAGAAGCAGTTGCTGCTGCAAAACAATTAACGGCAGAAACAGGTACTGGGTGGCATGTGATTAAGGCACAAGTACACGCCGGTGGTAGAGGAAAAGGTGGAGGTGTGAAACTTGCTAAAAATCTTCAAGAAGTTGAGGATATAGCAGGGCAGATCATTGGGATGAATTTGATAACTCCTCAAACATCTGCAGAAGGAAAAAAAGTACACCAAGTATTAGTTGCAGAAGATGTATATTATCCTGGAGATAGTGAACCGGACGAATTTTATATTTCTGTATTATTAAATCGTACTACGGGTCGTAATATGGTGATGTATTCTACAGAAGGTGGAATGGATATTGAAACGGTTGCAGAGGAAACTCCACATTTAATATTTACAGAAGAAATTGATCCTGCAGTAGGATTATTACCTTTTCAAGCAAGACGTGTAGCATTTAACTTAGGGTTAAGTGGTGCTGCGTTTAAAGAAATGACCAAGTTTGTAATGGCCTTGTATACTGCATATGTAAAATCTGATTCTTCAATGTTTGAGATCAATCCTGTTTTAAAAACAAGTGATGATAAGATCATGGCAGTGGATGCTAAGGTTACTATTGATGATAATGCATTATATCGTCATAAGAACTATGTGGATATGAGAGATATTAGAGAAGAAAATCCAATCGAAGTTGAAGCGAATGAAGTAGGACTTAACTATGTAGATCTAGATGGTAATGTTGGGTGTATGGTAAATGGTGCTGGTCTTGCAATGGCAACAATGGATTTAATTAAGCAAGCTGGTGGAGAACCTGCAAATTTCCTTGATGTTGGAGGTACAGCAGATGCTAAACGTGTAGAAGAAGCTTTTAGAATTATTCTTAAAGATGAGAACGTGAAAGCAATTTTGATCAATATCTTTGGAGGAATTGTTCGTTGTGACCGAGTAGCACAAGGAGTAGTTGATGCCTATAAAAATATGGGTGATGCTATCAATGTTCCTATTATAGTTCGTTTGCAAGGTACCAACGCAGATATTGCTAAAGAATTAATAGATAATAGTGGATTAGATGTACAGAGTGCAGTACAGTTTCAAGAAGCTGCTGATAAAGTACAAGCAGTACTTGCATAA
- a CDS encoding LON peptidase substrate-binding domain-containing protein — protein sequence MLALFPLQMVVYPGERLPLHIFEKRYQQLIADCEEEGISFGVPTFIDKKLEYGTEVTLQKVEKRYPDGGSDVVCLGTRVFKIDSFLPKLPGKLYAGGEVQYLEDNENGIEELQEELLKNIAILYVELTIEKPPVFNIPFISYQVAHKVGLALHQEYHLLKLRSELERLNYLIGHLKITIPVVREMNRAKEVIKMNGHFKNFDPLDFEDFKL from the coding sequence ATGTTAGCACTCTTTCCTTTACAAATGGTTGTATATCCAGGCGAACGATTGCCTCTCCATATCTTTGAAAAGAGATATCAACAGTTGATTGCTGATTGTGAAGAAGAAGGTATCTCTTTTGGAGTGCCAACTTTTATTGATAAAAAGCTTGAATATGGCACAGAAGTTACTCTGCAAAAAGTAGAGAAAAGATATCCTGATGGAGGTAGCGATGTGGTATGTTTAGGTACTAGAGTATTTAAAATTGATAGTTTTCTTCCCAAACTTCCTGGTAAACTATATGCAGGTGGAGAAGTACAATATTTGGAAGATAATGAAAATGGTATAGAGGAGTTACAAGAAGAATTATTAAAAAACATAGCAATTTTATACGTAGAGTTAACTATAGAAAAACCTCCAGTATTCAATATACCATTTATAAGTTACCAAGTAGCACATAAGGTAGGCTTAGCATTACATCAAGAATATCATTTGTTAAAATTGAGAAGTGAATTAGAACGACTTAATTATCTTATTGGACATTTAAAAATTACAATTCCGGTAGTTAGGGAAATGAATAGGGCTAAAGAAGTAATTAAAATGAATGGACATTTTAAGAATTTTGACCCTTTAGATTTTGAAGATTTTAAATTATAA
- a CDS encoding YARHG domain-containing protein, with protein sequence MIRYVVLFCAFITSVVTAQESEFNKLLEVFNEQNKEIPVDLALKYFDFKSTERANALLTGKVIVKTDNYVILSTIMSCNVGVSCEQSSITSFTPLGDRVNTISFERKIADCSFDDSRMSVFVSNNLLVFKEVREKLDCIGDGKQIGIKMWLEFQPIKEDGTFSKPYTDLKAVERENYIFSHRVFTVEELNGKTEEELAIIKNEIFASHGYMFTKKKWQDYFESKSWYLPSGTDAADKLTAIERKNVELILSLIQ encoded by the coding sequence ATGATAAGATATGTAGTATTATTCTGTGCATTTATTACAAGTGTAGTAACCGCACAAGAAAGTGAGTTTAATAAATTACTTGAGGTGTTTAATGAACAGAATAAAGAAATTCCAGTCGATCTGGCTTTAAAGTATTTTGATTTTAAATCTACAGAAAGAGCAAATGCTTTATTGACAGGAAAAGTAATTGTTAAGACGGATAATTATGTTATCCTGTCAACTATAATGAGCTGTAATGTAGGAGTAAGTTGCGAGCAATCTTCTATTACTTCATTTACTCCTCTTGGTGATAGAGTTAATACTATTTCATTCGAGAGGAAAATAGCTGATTGCTCTTTTGATGATTCAAGAATGTCAGTTTTCGTATCTAATAATTTGTTGGTTTTTAAGGAGGTTAGAGAAAAATTGGATTGTATTGGAGATGGTAAACAAATTGGAATAAAAATGTGGTTAGAATTTCAACCAATAAAAGAAGATGGGACTTTTTCTAAACCTTATACAGATTTAAAAGCAGTAGAGAGGGAGAATTATATATTTTCTCATCGAGTTTTTACTGTAGAGGAGTTAAATGGTAAAACAGAAGAAGAATTAGCAATTATTAAAAATGAGATTTTTGCTTCGCACGGATATATGTTTACTAAAAAGAAGTGGCAGGATTATTTCGAATCTAAATCTTGGTATTTACCGTCAGGTACTGATGCAGCTGATAAGTTAACTGCTATAGAAAGAAAGAATGTGGAATTAATTTTGAGTCTTATACAATGA
- a CDS encoding ferritin yields MIPEIEKSLNDQVQYEATASAQYLSMACWADVNGYNGIADFFYTQSEEERVHMTKLVKFINERNGEAVIPAIEKPRNDFKSLRELFEIFLESEEFVTAQINNVIFQCLEHKDYNVHNFMQWYVAEQLEEEAVARTLLDKLKIIGDDKSGHYLFDRDINTFQISNSQEE; encoded by the coding sequence ATGATACCTGAAATAGAGAAATCATTAAATGACCAAGTACAATATGAAGCTACAGCATCTGCTCAATATCTTTCAATGGCTTGTTGGGCTGATGTAAATGGTTACAATGGTATAGCAGATTTTTTTTATACCCAATCAGAAGAAGAACGCGTACATATGACTAAATTAGTCAAATTCATTAATGAAAGAAATGGAGAAGCCGTAATTCCTGCTATCGAAAAACCTAGAAATGATTTTAAATCACTAAGGGAGTTGTTCGAAATCTTCCTAGAAAGTGAAGAGTTTGTAACTGCACAAATTAATAATGTTATTTTTCAATGTTTAGAACATAAGGATTATAATGTACATAATTTTATGCAGTGGTATGTAGCAGAACAATTAGAAGAAGAAGCTGTAGCAAGAACATTATTAGATAAATTAAAGATTATTGGTGATGATAAATCAGGGCATTATTTGTTCGATAGAGATATCAATACTTTTCAGATAAGTAATTCGCAAGAAGAATAG
- a CDS encoding cupin domain-containing protein, giving the protein MNKEVGKIVEKLEMKSHPEGGFYKETYRSEGVIPKDVLAGDFSGDRNYCTGIYFLLTSDNFSAFHKIKQDEMWHYYAGSSLYVHVITPEGKYIKYVVGMNLDQGESPQLVVPANSWFASSVKDNQGYSFVGCTVSPGFDFDDFVLAERNFLIKQYPDHSEIISKYTRQ; this is encoded by the coding sequence ATGAATAAGGAAGTAGGAAAAATAGTTGAAAAATTAGAAATGAAATCACATCCTGAAGGAGGATTTTATAAAGAGACATATAGAAGTGAAGGAGTTATTCCTAAAGATGTTTTAGCAGGAGATTTCTCTGGAGACAGGAACTATTGTACAGGTATTTATTTTTTATTGACATCAGATAATTTTTCTGCCTTTCATAAAATAAAGCAAGATGAGATGTGGCATTACTATGCTGGGAGTTCATTGTATGTTCATGTAATAACTCCAGAAGGAAAATATATTAAGTATGTCGTAGGAATGAATTTAGATCAAGGAGAATCACCACAATTAGTTGTTCCTGCTAACAGTTGGTTTGCCTCTAGTGTAAAAGATAATCAAGGGTATTCTTTTGTCGGATGTACCGTATCACCAGGATTTGATTTTGATGATTTTGTGTTAGCAGAAAGAAACTTTTTAATAAAACAGTATCCGGATCACTCAGAGATAATTTCAAAATATACACGTCAGTAA